Proteins encoded together in one Musa acuminata AAA Group cultivar baxijiao chromosome BXJ3-6, Cavendish_Baxijiao_AAA, whole genome shotgun sequence window:
- the LOC103990173 gene encoding uncharacterized protein LOC103990173, which produces MTEPPFVPRERLLKHQQYFQHVHRHTYLKGRFDKITSVAIPLALAGSCLALIGRGVYNMSNGIGKKA; this is translated from the exons ATGACGGAACCACCATTCGTGCCCAGGGAGAGGCTTCTGAAGCATCAGCAATATTTTCAGCACGTTCATAGGCATACGTACTTGAAAGGACGTTTCGATAAAATAACATCTGTGGCGATCCCTCTAGCATTGGCAGGCTCTTGCTTGGCCCTCATT GGACGTGGGGTTTACAACATGTCCAATGGAATTGGTAAGAAGGCTTGA
- the LOC135581590 gene encoding ultraviolet-B receptor UVR8-like isoform X3: protein MGADSSSSRARSKSQSRSREKELLIDRLGEGGDMNGGEAGGGGKEMEEDRKEVRGAAADDEMVKEEEGRAKEKSVLMWGYLPGVSPHRSPLLYPVAVRMPDSAARDRWMDVSGGGCGFAMAISESGKLFTWGSTDDMGQSYVTSGKHEETPEVFHLPTEVPIVKAAAGWAHCVAVTANGEVYTWGWKECVPTGRIVKEQSYSGGTSEKEERHSGSLSDQVSPRLQGSRIGGVVSEFDTGCGEKNSKRRRLSSAKVEPENKSSSEETLSALPCLVTLDTGVRIASVAAGGRHTLALSVSDVGQVWGWGYGGEGQLGLGSRIRNVSSPHPIPCVESASFSRDQPSAATQGKQSLDGQAYKCMGSCVKAIACGGRHSAAVTDTGALLTFGWGLYGQCGQGSTNDQLSPKCVSSLLGVKIHEVAAGLWHTICTSVDGGVFSFGGNQFGQLGTGSDQAETLPKLLDAPCLENKSAKRVSCGARHTAVMTDVI from the exons ATGGGAGCAGATAGCAGCAGTTCGAGAGCGAGGTCGAAGTCGCAATCAAGATCGAGGGAAAAGGAACTATTGATCGATAGATTGGGAGAGGGCGGTGATATGAACGGTGGGGAggcgggaggaggagggaaggagaTGGAGGAGGACAGGAAGGAGGTCAGGGGAGCGGCGGCAGATgatgagatggtgaaggaggaggagggaagggcGAAGGAGAAGTCGGTGCTGATGTGGGGCTACCTTCCGGGAGTGTCGCCGCATAGATCGCCGCTTCTTTACCCTGTTGCCGTCCGAATGCCGGATTCGGCCGCCAGAGACCGGTGGATGGATGTCAGCGGCGGCGGATGCGGTTTCGCCATGGCCATTTCTG AGTCAGGCAAGCTCTTTACATGGGGTTCAACAGATGACATGGGCCAAAGCTATGTTACTTCAGGAAAACATGAG GAGACACCGGAGGTATTTCACCTTCCAACTGAGGTGCCCATTGTCAAGGCAGCTGCAGGATGGGCTCACTGTGTAGCAGTCACAG CTAATGGAGAAGTCTATACATGGGGATGGAAAGAGTGTGTGCCAACTGGGAGGATTGTCAAAGAACAGTCTTACTCTGGAGGAACctcagaaaaagaagaaaggcaTAGTGGATCATTGAGTGATCAAG TGAGCCCAAGGTTGCAGGGCTCAAGAATTGGTGGAGTTGTTTCAGAATTTGATACTGGATGTGGTGAGAAGAATAGTAAGCGGAGAAGGCTATCTTCAGCCAAAGTGGAACCAGAAAACAAATCATCTAGCGAAGAAACTCTTTCAGCTCTTCCATGTCTTGTAACTCTTGACACAGGAGTCCGTATCGCGAGTGTGGCTGCTGGTGGACGCCATACACTGGCATTGTCTG tTTCAGATGTAGGCCAGGTCTGGGGTTGGGGATATGGAGGGGAAGGGCAACTTGGTTTAGGATCTCGTATCCGGAATGTGTCTTCTCCTCATCCGATACCTTGTGTAGAGTCAGCTTCTTTTAGTAGAGACCAACCATCAGCAGCTACCCAAGGAAAACAAAGTCTAGATGGACAGGCTTATAAATGCATGGGAAGCTGTGTAAAGGCCATTGCTTGTGGAGGTCGTCACAGTGCTGCAGTTACAG ATACAGGAGCTCTACTTACTTTTGGTTGGGGACTCTATGGACAG TGTGGACAAGGAAGTACGAATGACCAGCTGAGCCCAAAATGTGTATCATCTCTATTGGGTGTCAAGATACATGAAGTTGCTGCTGGCCTGTGGCATACCATCTGCACGTCTGTTGATGGTGGTGTGTTTTCCTTTGGCGGGAATCAATTTGGGCAGCTAGGAACTGGTTCTGATCAAGCTGAG ACTCTTCCCAAGCTATTGGATGCTCCATGTCTGGAAAACAAGAGTGCTAAACGGGTCTCTTGTGGAGCACGTCATACTGCTGTGATGACAG ATGTAATTTAA
- the LOC103990177 gene encoding uncharacterized protein LOC103990177 isoform X1, translated as MEEGYTSLPASHLLGSVPAVIAEDKTTSVASEAASTANLHLFPPSNGGYQAPGTPSGADGQTTSSWQGVFSISSYSSYFNVDTDVVVERIISSVYPMNDFYRKIDGNPDLYGPIWISATLMFMLAALGNFGTYLMKKRNDSSTTWTFDVTYVEWSACAIFGYMLAVPAAFYFLLQYFGFRTSLVRLWCMWGYSLFIFMPICLLLVVPVELFRWIIILLAGIASSWFIAVNLKAYTQSSDLMMLIVGAMVLQFALALFIKMFFFP; from the exons ATGGAGGAGGGTTACACTAGTCTTCCCGCCAGTCACTTGCTCGGCTCCGTTCCG GCTGTGATTGCTGAAGACAAGACGACAAGCGTCGCTAGTGAAG CGGCATCAACTGCAAACTTGCATTTGTTTCCACCATCTAATGGAGGCTATCAGGCTCCTGGCACTCCTAGTG GTGCTGATGGACAAACGACATCTAGTTGGCAAGGAGTatttagcatttcatcatatagtTCATACTTCAATGTTGATACTGATGTTGTGGTGGAGAGAATCATCAGTTCAGTGTACCCTATGAATGACTTCTACAGGAAGATTGATGGTAATCCTGATCT ATATGGTCCTATTTGGATATCAGCTACGTTGATGTTCATGCTTGCTGCTCTTGGAAATTTTGGCACTTACCTGATGAAAAAAAGAAACGATTCAAGTACCACATGGACATTTGATGTGACTTATGTAGAGTGGTCAGCATGTGCAATATTTGGCTATATGCTTGCTGTACCTGCTGCATTTTACTTCTTGCTCCAGTATTTTGGATTTAGAACAAGCCTCGTACGTCTCTGGTGCATGTGGGGTTATTCTTTGTTCATCTTTATGCCCATTTGT ttGTTGCTGGTTGTTCCTGTTGAGCTTTTCCGGTGGATCATCATACTCCTCGCTGGCATTGCTTCATCTTGGTTCATTGCTGTGAACCTGAAAGCTTATACTCAATCTAGTGATCTGATGATGTTAATTGTTGGCGCTATGGTATTGCAGTTTGCTTTAGCTCTTTTCATCAAGATGTTCTTCTTCCCATAA
- the LOC135581590 gene encoding ultraviolet-B receptor UVR8-like isoform X4, with amino-acid sequence MGADSSSSRARSKSQSRSREKELLIDRLGEGGDMNGGEAGGGGKEMEEDRKEVRGAAADDEMVKEEEGRAKEKSVLMWGYLPGVSPHRSPLLYPVAVRMPDSAARDRWMDVSGGGCGFAMAISESGKLFTWGSTDDMGQSYVTSGKHEETPEVFHLPTEVPIVKAAAGWAHCVAVTANGEVYTWGWKECVPTGRIVKEQSYSGGTSEKEERHSGSLSDQVSPRLQGSRIGGVVSEFDTGCGEKNSKRRRLSSAKVEPENKSSSEETLSALPCLVTLDTGVRIASVAAGGRHTLALSDTGALLTFGWGLYGQCGQGSTNDQLSPKCVSSLLGVKIHEVAAGLWHTICTSVDGGVFSFGGNQFGQLGTGSDQAETLPKLLDAPCLENKSAKRVSCGARHTAVMTGDGQVFCWGWNKYGQLGLGDATDRNIPSLVPINNYQPKNVSCGWWHTLVLSESPT; translated from the exons ATGGGAGCAGATAGCAGCAGTTCGAGAGCGAGGTCGAAGTCGCAATCAAGATCGAGGGAAAAGGAACTATTGATCGATAGATTGGGAGAGGGCGGTGATATGAACGGTGGGGAggcgggaggaggagggaaggagaTGGAGGAGGACAGGAAGGAGGTCAGGGGAGCGGCGGCAGATgatgagatggtgaaggaggaggagggaagggcGAAGGAGAAGTCGGTGCTGATGTGGGGCTACCTTCCGGGAGTGTCGCCGCATAGATCGCCGCTTCTTTACCCTGTTGCCGTCCGAATGCCGGATTCGGCCGCCAGAGACCGGTGGATGGATGTCAGCGGCGGCGGATGCGGTTTCGCCATGGCCATTTCTG AGTCAGGCAAGCTCTTTACATGGGGTTCAACAGATGACATGGGCCAAAGCTATGTTACTTCAGGAAAACATGAG GAGACACCGGAGGTATTTCACCTTCCAACTGAGGTGCCCATTGTCAAGGCAGCTGCAGGATGGGCTCACTGTGTAGCAGTCACAG CTAATGGAGAAGTCTATACATGGGGATGGAAAGAGTGTGTGCCAACTGGGAGGATTGTCAAAGAACAGTCTTACTCTGGAGGAACctcagaaaaagaagaaaggcaTAGTGGATCATTGAGTGATCAAG TGAGCCCAAGGTTGCAGGGCTCAAGAATTGGTGGAGTTGTTTCAGAATTTGATACTGGATGTGGTGAGAAGAATAGTAAGCGGAGAAGGCTATCTTCAGCCAAAGTGGAACCAGAAAACAAATCATCTAGCGAAGAAACTCTTTCAGCTCTTCCATGTCTTGTAACTCTTGACACAGGAGTCCGTATCGCGAGTGTGGCTGCTGGTGGACGCCATACACTGGCATTGTCTG ATACAGGAGCTCTACTTACTTTTGGTTGGGGACTCTATGGACAG TGTGGACAAGGAAGTACGAATGACCAGCTGAGCCCAAAATGTGTATCATCTCTATTGGGTGTCAAGATACATGAAGTTGCTGCTGGCCTGTGGCATACCATCTGCACGTCTGTTGATGGTGGTGTGTTTTCCTTTGGCGGGAATCAATTTGGGCAGCTAGGAACTGGTTCTGATCAAGCTGAG ACTCTTCCCAAGCTATTGGATGCTCCATGTCTGGAAAACAAGAGTGCTAAACGGGTCTCTTGTGGAGCACGTCATACTGCTGTGATGACAG GAGATGGACAAGTATTTTGCTGGGGATGGAACAAATATGGTCAG CTTGGTTTAGGAGACGCAACCGACAGAAACATTCCCTCTTTGGTTCCGATCAACAACTATCAACCTAAAAATGTATCTTGCGGTTGGTGGCATACATTGGTTCTATCGGAATCTCCAACGTGA
- the LOC135581590 gene encoding ultraviolet-B receptor UVR8-like isoform X2 — MGADSSSSRARSKSQSRSREKELLIDRLGEGGDMNGGEAGGGGKEMEEDRKEVRGAAADDEMVKEEEGRAKEKSVLMWGYLPGVSPHRSPLLYPVAVRMPDSAARDRWMDVSGGGCGFAMAISESGKLFTWGSTDDMGQSYVTSGKHEETPEVFHLPTEVPIVKAAAGWAHCVAVTANGEVYTWGWKECVPTGRIVKEQSYSGGTSEKEERHSGSLSDQVSPRLQGSRIGGVVSEFDTGCGEKNSKRRRLSSAKVEPENKSSSEETLSALPCLVTLDTGVRIASVAAGGRHTLALSDVGQVWGWGYGGEGQLGLGSRIRNVSSPHPIPCVESASFSRDQPSAATQGKQSLDGQAYKCMGSCVKAIACGGRHSAAVTDTGALLTFGWGLYGQCGQGSTNDQLSPKCVSSLLGVKIHEVAAGLWHTICTSVDGGVFSFGGNQFGQLGTGSDQAETLPKLLDAPCLENKSAKRVSCGARHTAVMTGDGQVFCWGWNKYGQLGLGDATDRNIPSLVPINNYQPKNVSCGWWHTLVLSESPT; from the exons ATGGGAGCAGATAGCAGCAGTTCGAGAGCGAGGTCGAAGTCGCAATCAAGATCGAGGGAAAAGGAACTATTGATCGATAGATTGGGAGAGGGCGGTGATATGAACGGTGGGGAggcgggaggaggagggaaggagaTGGAGGAGGACAGGAAGGAGGTCAGGGGAGCGGCGGCAGATgatgagatggtgaaggaggaggagggaagggcGAAGGAGAAGTCGGTGCTGATGTGGGGCTACCTTCCGGGAGTGTCGCCGCATAGATCGCCGCTTCTTTACCCTGTTGCCGTCCGAATGCCGGATTCGGCCGCCAGAGACCGGTGGATGGATGTCAGCGGCGGCGGATGCGGTTTCGCCATGGCCATTTCTG AGTCAGGCAAGCTCTTTACATGGGGTTCAACAGATGACATGGGCCAAAGCTATGTTACTTCAGGAAAACATGAG GAGACACCGGAGGTATTTCACCTTCCAACTGAGGTGCCCATTGTCAAGGCAGCTGCAGGATGGGCTCACTGTGTAGCAGTCACAG CTAATGGAGAAGTCTATACATGGGGATGGAAAGAGTGTGTGCCAACTGGGAGGATTGTCAAAGAACAGTCTTACTCTGGAGGAACctcagaaaaagaagaaaggcaTAGTGGATCATTGAGTGATCAAG TGAGCCCAAGGTTGCAGGGCTCAAGAATTGGTGGAGTTGTTTCAGAATTTGATACTGGATGTGGTGAGAAGAATAGTAAGCGGAGAAGGCTATCTTCAGCCAAAGTGGAACCAGAAAACAAATCATCTAGCGAAGAAACTCTTTCAGCTCTTCCATGTCTTGTAACTCTTGACACAGGAGTCCGTATCGCGAGTGTGGCTGCTGGTGGACGCCATACACTGGCATTGTCTG ATGTAGGCCAGGTCTGGGGTTGGGGATATGGAGGGGAAGGGCAACTTGGTTTAGGATCTCGTATCCGGAATGTGTCTTCTCCTCATCCGATACCTTGTGTAGAGTCAGCTTCTTTTAGTAGAGACCAACCATCAGCAGCTACCCAAGGAAAACAAAGTCTAGATGGACAGGCTTATAAATGCATGGGAAGCTGTGTAAAGGCCATTGCTTGTGGAGGTCGTCACAGTGCTGCAGTTACAG ATACAGGAGCTCTACTTACTTTTGGTTGGGGACTCTATGGACAG TGTGGACAAGGAAGTACGAATGACCAGCTGAGCCCAAAATGTGTATCATCTCTATTGGGTGTCAAGATACATGAAGTTGCTGCTGGCCTGTGGCATACCATCTGCACGTCTGTTGATGGTGGTGTGTTTTCCTTTGGCGGGAATCAATTTGGGCAGCTAGGAACTGGTTCTGATCAAGCTGAG ACTCTTCCCAAGCTATTGGATGCTCCATGTCTGGAAAACAAGAGTGCTAAACGGGTCTCTTGTGGAGCACGTCATACTGCTGTGATGACAG GAGATGGACAAGTATTTTGCTGGGGATGGAACAAATATGGTCAG CTTGGTTTAGGAGACGCAACCGACAGAAACATTCCCTCTTTGGTTCCGATCAACAACTATCAACCTAAAAATGTATCTTGCGGTTGGTGGCATACATTGGTTCTATCGGAATCTCCAACGTGA
- the LOC135640883 gene encoding probable mannose-1-phosphate guanylyltransferase 3 → MKALILVGGFGTRLRPLTLSFPKPLVDFANKPMILHQIEALKDVGVTEVILAINYRPEVMINFLKDFEDKLGIKITCSQETEPLGTAGPLALARDKLVDGSGEPFFVLNSDVISEYPFAELIQFHKSHGGEATIMVTKVDEPSKYGVVVMDEETGRVDRFVEKPKIFVGNKINAGIYLLNPSVLDHIELRPTSIEKEVFPKISAGQKLYAMVLPGFWMDVGQPKDYITGLRLYLDSLRKKAPSRLAAGPHIVGNVLVHENAVIGEGCLIGPDVAIGPGCVIESGVRLSRCTVMRGVRIKKHSCVSSSIIGWHSTVGQWARIENMTILGEDVHVSDEVYSNGGVVLPHKEIKSSILKPEIVM, encoded by the exons ATGAAGGCGCTCATTCTTGTCGGAGGATTTGGCACTCGCCTCCGACCTTTGACTCTCAGTTTCCCAAAGCCGCTTGTAGATTTTGCTAACAAACCGATGATCCTCCATCAG ATTGAAGCTCTGAAGGATGTTGGAGTGACTGAAGTCATTTTGGCCATTAATTATCGTCCGGAG GTTATGATTAATTTCTTGAAGGATTTTGAGGATAAGCTTGGAATTAAAATTACCTGCTCGCAAGAGACTGAACCACTAGGAACGGCTGGTCCCCTGGCTTTAGCCAGAGACAAGCTAGTGGATGGTTCCGGGGAGCCCTTCTTTGTCCTTAACAGTGATGTCATAAGTGAATACCCATTTGCTGAACTAATTCAGTTCCACAAATCCCATGGTGGGGAGGCGACGATAATGGTGACCAAG GTCGACGAGCCATCAAAATATGGTGTTGTTGTTATGGATGAAGAAACCGGAAGGGTTGATAGATTCGTGGAGAAGCCAAAAATATTTGTAGGCAACAAGATCAATGCTGGGATTTACTTGTTGAATCCATCTGTCTTAGACCATATTGAGCTGAGACCAACCTCGATCGAGAAGGAAGTCTTCCCAAAAATTTCTGCAGGCCAGAAGCTCTATGCCATGGTCCTACCAGGTTTCTGGATGGATGTTGGACAGCCAAAGGACTACATTACGGGACTGCGGCTCTATTTGGACTCTCTAAGGAAGAAAGCACCATCTAGGTTAGCTGCTGGCCCACATATCGTTGGGAACGTATTGGTGCATGAGAATGCCGTGATAGGGGAAGGATGCCTCATTGGACCAGATGTTGCCATTGGTCCTGGCTGTGTGATCGAGTCTGGAGTTAGGCTGTCAAGGTGCACGGTGATGCGGGGAGTTCGCATCAAGAAGCACTCATGCGTCTCCAGCAGTATCATTGGGTGGCACTCCACGGTGGGGCAGTGGGCACGTATCGAAAATATGACCATCCTTGGGGAAGATGTGCATGTTTCCGATGAGGTATACAGCAACGGAGGCGTTGTTCTCCCACATAAAGAGATTAAATCAAGCATATTGAAGCCTGAGATAGTCATGTGA
- the LOC135581590 gene encoding ultraviolet-B receptor UVR8-like isoform X1 produces the protein MGADSSSSRARSKSQSRSREKELLIDRLGEGGDMNGGEAGGGGKEMEEDRKEVRGAAADDEMVKEEEGRAKEKSVLMWGYLPGVSPHRSPLLYPVAVRMPDSAARDRWMDVSGGGCGFAMAISESGKLFTWGSTDDMGQSYVTSGKHEETPEVFHLPTEVPIVKAAAGWAHCVAVTANGEVYTWGWKECVPTGRIVKEQSYSGGTSEKEERHSGSLSDQVSPRLQGSRIGGVVSEFDTGCGEKNSKRRRLSSAKVEPENKSSSEETLSALPCLVTLDTGVRIASVAAGGRHTLALSVSDVGQVWGWGYGGEGQLGLGSRIRNVSSPHPIPCVESASFSRDQPSAATQGKQSLDGQAYKCMGSCVKAIACGGRHSAAVTDTGALLTFGWGLYGQCGQGSTNDQLSPKCVSSLLGVKIHEVAAGLWHTICTSVDGGVFSFGGNQFGQLGTGSDQAETLPKLLDAPCLENKSAKRVSCGARHTAVMTGDGQVFCWGWNKYGQLGLGDATDRNIPSLVPINNYQPKNVSCGWWHTLVLSESPT, from the exons ATGGGAGCAGATAGCAGCAGTTCGAGAGCGAGGTCGAAGTCGCAATCAAGATCGAGGGAAAAGGAACTATTGATCGATAGATTGGGAGAGGGCGGTGATATGAACGGTGGGGAggcgggaggaggagggaaggagaTGGAGGAGGACAGGAAGGAGGTCAGGGGAGCGGCGGCAGATgatgagatggtgaaggaggaggagggaagggcGAAGGAGAAGTCGGTGCTGATGTGGGGCTACCTTCCGGGAGTGTCGCCGCATAGATCGCCGCTTCTTTACCCTGTTGCCGTCCGAATGCCGGATTCGGCCGCCAGAGACCGGTGGATGGATGTCAGCGGCGGCGGATGCGGTTTCGCCATGGCCATTTCTG AGTCAGGCAAGCTCTTTACATGGGGTTCAACAGATGACATGGGCCAAAGCTATGTTACTTCAGGAAAACATGAG GAGACACCGGAGGTATTTCACCTTCCAACTGAGGTGCCCATTGTCAAGGCAGCTGCAGGATGGGCTCACTGTGTAGCAGTCACAG CTAATGGAGAAGTCTATACATGGGGATGGAAAGAGTGTGTGCCAACTGGGAGGATTGTCAAAGAACAGTCTTACTCTGGAGGAACctcagaaaaagaagaaaggcaTAGTGGATCATTGAGTGATCAAG TGAGCCCAAGGTTGCAGGGCTCAAGAATTGGTGGAGTTGTTTCAGAATTTGATACTGGATGTGGTGAGAAGAATAGTAAGCGGAGAAGGCTATCTTCAGCCAAAGTGGAACCAGAAAACAAATCATCTAGCGAAGAAACTCTTTCAGCTCTTCCATGTCTTGTAACTCTTGACACAGGAGTCCGTATCGCGAGTGTGGCTGCTGGTGGACGCCATACACTGGCATTGTCTG tTTCAGATGTAGGCCAGGTCTGGGGTTGGGGATATGGAGGGGAAGGGCAACTTGGTTTAGGATCTCGTATCCGGAATGTGTCTTCTCCTCATCCGATACCTTGTGTAGAGTCAGCTTCTTTTAGTAGAGACCAACCATCAGCAGCTACCCAAGGAAAACAAAGTCTAGATGGACAGGCTTATAAATGCATGGGAAGCTGTGTAAAGGCCATTGCTTGTGGAGGTCGTCACAGTGCTGCAGTTACAG ATACAGGAGCTCTACTTACTTTTGGTTGGGGACTCTATGGACAG TGTGGACAAGGAAGTACGAATGACCAGCTGAGCCCAAAATGTGTATCATCTCTATTGGGTGTCAAGATACATGAAGTTGCTGCTGGCCTGTGGCATACCATCTGCACGTCTGTTGATGGTGGTGTGTTTTCCTTTGGCGGGAATCAATTTGGGCAGCTAGGAACTGGTTCTGATCAAGCTGAG ACTCTTCCCAAGCTATTGGATGCTCCATGTCTGGAAAACAAGAGTGCTAAACGGGTCTCTTGTGGAGCACGTCATACTGCTGTGATGACAG GAGATGGACAAGTATTTTGCTGGGGATGGAACAAATATGGTCAG CTTGGTTTAGGAGACGCAACCGACAGAAACATTCCCTCTTTGGTTCCGATCAACAACTATCAACCTAAAAATGTATCTTGCGGTTGGTGGCATACATTGGTTCTATCGGAATCTCCAACGTGA
- the LOC103990177 gene encoding uncharacterized protein LOC103990177 isoform X2, with protein MEEGYTSLPASHLLGSVPAVIAEDKTTSVASEAASTANLHLFPPSNGGYQAPGTPSGADGQTTSSWQGVFSISSYSSYFNVDTDVVVERIISSVYPMNDFYRKIDGNPDLYGPIWISATLMFMLAALGNFGTYLMKKRNDSSTTWTFDVTYVEWSACAIFGYMLAVPAAFYFLLQYFGFRTSLVRLWCMWGYSLFIFMPICFALALFIKMFFFP; from the exons ATGGAGGAGGGTTACACTAGTCTTCCCGCCAGTCACTTGCTCGGCTCCGTTCCG GCTGTGATTGCTGAAGACAAGACGACAAGCGTCGCTAGTGAAG CGGCATCAACTGCAAACTTGCATTTGTTTCCACCATCTAATGGAGGCTATCAGGCTCCTGGCACTCCTAGTG GTGCTGATGGACAAACGACATCTAGTTGGCAAGGAGTatttagcatttcatcatatagtTCATACTTCAATGTTGATACTGATGTTGTGGTGGAGAGAATCATCAGTTCAGTGTACCCTATGAATGACTTCTACAGGAAGATTGATGGTAATCCTGATCT ATATGGTCCTATTTGGATATCAGCTACGTTGATGTTCATGCTTGCTGCTCTTGGAAATTTTGGCACTTACCTGATGAAAAAAAGAAACGATTCAAGTACCACATGGACATTTGATGTGACTTATGTAGAGTGGTCAGCATGTGCAATATTTGGCTATATGCTTGCTGTACCTGCTGCATTTTACTTCTTGCTCCAGTATTTTGGATTTAGAACAAGCCTCGTACGTCTCTGGTGCATGTGGGGTTATTCTTTGTTCATCTTTATGCCCATTTGT TTTGCTTTAGCTCTTTTCATCAAGATGTTCTTCTTCCCATAA